One window from the genome of Rhodopseudomonas sp. P2A-2r encodes:
- a CDS encoding Flp family type IVb pilin, with amino-acid sequence MKNLVARFVKDESGATAIEYGLIAAGISLAIIAVVNGLGTNLNTKFGSINSSLK; translated from the coding sequence ATGAAGAATCTCGTTGCGCGTTTCGTGAAGGATGAATCCGGCGCCACCGCTATCGAATACGGCCTGATCGCAGCCGGCATTTCGCTGGCGATCATCGCGGTCGTTAACGGCCTCGGCACCAACCTGAACACCAAGTTCGGTTCGATCAACTCCTCGCTCAAGTAA
- a CDS encoding prepilin peptidase produces MIIDIARLTFFPALMAFAAASDLFTMTISNRVSLLLVAGFFALALFGGLGLQDTLSHIGAGLTVLVVAFGCFAMGWVGGGDAKVAAAAGLWFGFGHLLDYLVYASLFGGALTLLMLQFRAWPLPYSLGGQSWLLRLHHKDSGIPYGIALALGALMIYPQTEWIKAIDLARFVY; encoded by the coding sequence ATGATCATTGATATTGCGCGCCTGACGTTTTTTCCGGCCCTGATGGCTTTCGCTGCCGCCAGCGACCTCTTCACCATGACGATTTCCAACCGCGTGTCGCTGCTGCTGGTCGCCGGCTTTTTCGCGCTGGCGCTGTTCGGTGGCCTCGGCCTGCAGGATACCCTGTCCCACATCGGCGCCGGACTGACCGTGCTGGTGGTCGCCTTCGGCTGTTTCGCCATGGGCTGGGTCGGGGGCGGCGACGCCAAGGTGGCCGCAGCCGCCGGGCTGTGGTTCGGCTTCGGCCATCTGCTCGACTATCTGGTTTACGCCTCGCTGTTCGGCGGCGCCCTCACCCTGCTCATGCTGCAGTTCCGGGCCTGGCCGCTGCCCTATTCCCTGGGCGGCCAGAGCTGGCTGCTGCGGCTGCATCACAAGGACAGCGGCATTCCCTATGGCATCGCGCTCGCCCTCGGCGCGCTGATGATCTATCCGCAGACCGAGTGGATCAAGGCAATCGACCTGGCGCGCTTCGTCTACTGA
- the cpaB gene encoding Flp pilus assembly protein CpaB: MNTARIVVLAIAIGAGGVALYLASGVDQQPPPQAEPVAQLQTVDVLVARSDIALGQSLNAADVQWQSWPASAASANVIRRTERPDATTQIAGAIARSPFIAGEPIREPKLVRANGSGFMAAVLPAGMRAVSTEISPETGAGGFILPNDRVDVILSKRDKNPDRGSSGEVVNSEVILSNVRVLAIDQAPKERDGQNSVVGKTATLELKPDQAEVLARARQSGTLSLALRALVDANVPETATDDRNGKSASVNIIRFGVSTTTTTK, translated from the coding sequence ATGAATACCGCACGCATTGTGGTCCTGGCCATTGCCATCGGAGCCGGTGGCGTGGCGCTGTATCTCGCAAGCGGCGTCGACCAGCAGCCGCCGCCGCAGGCCGAACCGGTCGCACAGCTCCAGACCGTCGACGTTCTCGTCGCCAGATCCGATATCGCGCTCGGCCAGTCGCTGAACGCGGCCGACGTGCAATGGCAGAGCTGGCCGGCCTCCGCCGCCAGCGCCAACGTCATTCGCCGCACCGAACGTCCCGACGCCACCACCCAGATCGCCGGCGCGATCGCGCGTTCCCCGTTCATCGCGGGCGAGCCCATCCGCGAGCCCAAGCTGGTCCGCGCCAACGGCTCCGGATTCATGGCGGCGGTGCTGCCCGCCGGAATGCGCGCCGTCTCCACCGAAATCTCACCGGAAACCGGCGCCGGCGGCTTCATCCTGCCGAACGACCGCGTCGACGTGATCCTGTCCAAGCGCGACAAGAATCCCGATCGCGGCAGCAGCGGCGAGGTCGTCAATTCGGAGGTGATCCTCAGCAACGTGCGCGTGCTGGCCATCGACCAGGCTCCCAAGGAAAGAGACGGCCAGAACTCCGTGGTCGGCAAGACCGCGACGCTGGAGCTGAAGCCGGATCAGGCCGAGGTGCTGGCGCGGGCGCGCCAGAGCGGCACCCTGTCGCTGGCGCTGCGCGCGCTGGTCGACGCCAACGTGCCCGAAACTGCAACTGACGATCGCAACGGCAAGAGCGCCAGCGTCAACATCATTCGCTTCGGCGTTTCGACGACGACCACGACCAAGTGA
- a CDS encoding type II and III secretion system protein family protein: MVRALSFTAVSAFTLNPVLTPVYAAELRAAAALSGDGQMGGRFLALGVGKSIVIDLPRDIKDVLVADPKIANAVVRSAQRAYIIGATVGQTNIVFFDASGQQMAAYDIAVTRDINGARAALKQVLPNADIRIEGIGDGIMLTGTVASPQEAQQASDIAARLAGGADKVVNSITVRGRDQVLIKVTVAEVQRNIVKQMGVDLSASLGYGTSVVKFNNTTPFTALGRNLVDGNSLAASFGSTPSVTATVKAMENAGVMRTLAEPSLTAISGETANFLAGGEFPVPGGNTCDPTTRICTTQITFKKFGISLGFTPVVLSEGRISMRVATEVSEVTQENAVTISGTSIPAIKTNRADTTLEIPSGGTMVMAGLIKQQTKQSISGLPGMSQLPVLGALFRSRDYVNNNTELMIMVTPYVVRAVAQKDLSRPDDGFADPSDPQSDLLGNINRIYGAPGRVEAGNKSYRGTYGFITD, translated from the coding sequence ATGGTCCGCGCCCTGTCGTTCACGGCTGTGAGCGCGTTCACGCTCAACCCGGTGCTGACGCCGGTGTACGCAGCCGAGCTGCGCGCCGCGGCAGCGCTGTCGGGCGACGGACAGATGGGTGGCCGCTTTCTTGCGCTCGGCGTCGGCAAATCCATCGTCATCGACCTGCCGCGCGACATCAAGGATGTGCTGGTCGCCGACCCCAAGATCGCCAATGCCGTCGTGCGCTCGGCGCAGCGTGCCTACATCATCGGCGCCACCGTCGGACAGACCAATATCGTGTTTTTCGATGCCAGCGGCCAGCAGATGGCAGCCTATGACATCGCCGTCACCCGCGACATCAACGGTGCCCGTGCTGCGCTGAAGCAGGTGCTGCCCAATGCCGATATCCGTATCGAAGGCATCGGCGACGGCATCATGCTGACCGGCACGGTGGCAAGCCCGCAGGAGGCCCAGCAGGCCAGCGATATCGCCGCCCGGCTCGCGGGAGGGGCCGACAAGGTCGTCAACAGCATCACGGTGCGCGGTCGCGATCAGGTTCTGATCAAAGTCACCGTCGCCGAAGTCCAGCGCAACATCGTCAAGCAGATGGGCGTCGACCTGTCGGCGTCGCTGGGCTACGGCACCTCCGTGGTCAAGTTCAACAATACCACGCCGTTCACCGCACTCGGCCGCAACCTGGTCGACGGCAACAGCCTCGCTGCATCGTTCGGCTCGACGCCCTCAGTCACGGCGACGGTGAAGGCGATGGAGAACGCCGGCGTCATGCGCACGCTCGCCGAGCCGAGCCTGACCGCGATCTCCGGCGAAACCGCCAATTTCCTTGCCGGCGGCGAATTCCCGGTACCCGGCGGCAATACCTGCGATCCGACCACGCGCATCTGTACCACCCAGATCACCTTCAAGAAGTTCGGTATCTCGCTCGGCTTCACGCCGGTCGTGCTCAGCGAAGGTCGCATCAGCATGCGCGTCGCCACCGAAGTCTCCGAAGTGACCCAGGAAAATGCCGTGACCATCAGCGGCACGTCGATCCCGGCGATCAAGACCAACCGCGCGGACACCACGCTGGAAATTCCCTCCGGCGGCACCATGGTGATGGCCGGCCTGATCAAGCAGCAGACCAAGCAGAGCATCAGCGGCCTGCCCGGCATGTCGCAACTGCCGGTGCTCGGCGCACTGTTCCGCAGCCGCGACTACGTCAACAACAACACCGAGCTGATGATCATGGTGACGCCCTACGTGGTGCGCGCCGTGGCGCAGAAGGACCTGTCGCGTCCGGATGACGGCTTCGCCGACCCGTCCGATCCGCAGTCCGACCTGCTCGGCAACATCAATCGTATCTACGGCGCCCCGGGCCGCGTCGAAGCCGGAAACAAGAGCTATCGCGGCACCTACGGCTTCATCACGGACTGA
- a CDS encoding CpaD family pilus assembly protein, with protein MTTTQPFHSPGRRLRSVLALVGVAIALGACTHKAEDITASVPTDYRARHPIVLQESNRFVEIFVGSGRGGLTAVQRAEVMALAGTWTQTGTGVITAEVPVNAPNARAAADAYREVQSLLAAGGVPPRGLVMRNYRTESPRQFATIRLNYPRIVAEAGPCGTWPEDLGPSIKNKSYFENKPYYNLGCSQQRNLAAMVANPEDLVQPRAEAGIYTGRRTYVLDKYRQGQSTATANPDADKNKISNVGQ; from the coding sequence ATGACAACCACCCAGCCATTCCACAGCCCCGGCCGCCGCCTGCGTAGCGTGCTCGCGCTCGTCGGCGTCGCGATCGCTCTCGGCGCCTGCACCCACAAGGCCGAAGACATCACCGCCAGCGTTCCCACCGATTATCGGGCGCGGCATCCGATCGTGCTGCAGGAATCCAACCGCTTCGTCGAGATTTTCGTGGGCTCCGGGCGGGGCGGCCTGACCGCCGTGCAGCGCGCCGAAGTCATGGCCCTCGCCGGGACCTGGACGCAGACCGGCACCGGCGTCATCACCGCCGAAGTCCCGGTCAACGCGCCCAATGCCCGCGCCGCGGCGGACGCATATCGCGAGGTGCAGTCGCTGCTGGCAGCCGGCGGCGTGCCGCCGCGCGGCCTCGTGATGCGCAACTACCGCACCGAAAGCCCGCGCCAGTTCGCCACCATCCGGCTCAACTATCCGCGGATCGTTGCCGAGGCCGGACCTTGCGGCACGTGGCCGGAAGATCTCGGACCGTCGATCAAGAACAAGAGCTATTTCGAGAACAAGCCGTACTACAACCTCGGCTGCTCGCAGCAGCGCAACCTCGCTGCCATGGTCGCCAATCCGGAAGACCTGGTGCAGCCGCGCGCAGAGGCCGGCATCTACACCGGGCGGCGCACCTACGTTCTCGACAAGTATCGTCAGGGCCAGTCCACGGCGACGGCCAATCCCGATGCGGACAAAAACAAGATAAGTAATGTGGGCCAATGA
- a CDS encoding AAA family ATPase: MITYSRQPSAEEQSAAPARPAEDEHIAPAPRVSVQAFCETVETAAAVQTAAEDRRLAKAHIKVQMGGMAAATEAYRAAPTPNVIVLETEPRTDILAGLDQLASVCDAGTRVVVIGKVNDVTLYRELVRRGVSDYVIAPVATIDVVRSICGLFSAPEAKAVGRIIAVVGAKGGVGASTIAHNVAWAIARDLALDSVVADLDLAFGTAGLDYNQDPPQGIADAVFSPDRVDTAFIDRLLSKCTDHLSLLAAPATLERVYDFGADAFDSIFDTLRSTMPCIVLDVPHQWSGWTKRALVGADDILVVASPDLANLRNTKNMYDLLKAARPNDRAPLYCLNQVGVPKRPEISASEFAKAIESAPIAAIPFDPQMFGSAANNGQMIAEIAAGHRTTEMFLQIAQRLTGRGETKKPKGSFLSPFLEKLRSK; this comes from the coding sequence ATGATTACCTACTCACGCCAACCGAGCGCAGAAGAACAGAGTGCCGCCCCGGCGCGTCCCGCCGAGGATGAACACATTGCGCCGGCACCCCGGGTGTCGGTGCAGGCGTTCTGCGAGACCGTGGAAACCGCAGCGGCCGTGCAGACCGCCGCAGAGGATCGCCGGCTGGCCAAGGCCCACATCAAGGTGCAGATGGGCGGCATGGCCGCCGCCACCGAAGCCTATCGCGCGGCACCGACGCCGAACGTCATCGTGCTGGAGACCGAACCGCGCACCGACATCCTCGCCGGTCTCGACCAGTTGGCGTCGGTGTGCGACGCTGGCACACGGGTCGTGGTGATCGGCAAGGTCAACGACGTCACGCTGTACCGTGAGCTGGTTCGCCGCGGCGTCAGCGACTATGTCATTGCCCCCGTCGCAACCATCGACGTGGTGCGCTCGATCTGCGGGCTGTTTTCCGCGCCGGAAGCCAAGGCCGTCGGCCGCATCATCGCCGTGGTCGGCGCCAAGGGCGGCGTCGGCGCCTCCACCATCGCCCACAACGTCGCCTGGGCAATCGCCCGCGACCTGGCGCTGGATTCCGTGGTGGCAGACCTCGACCTCGCCTTTGGCACCGCCGGGCTCGACTACAATCAGGATCCGCCGCAGGGCATCGCCGACGCCGTGTTCTCGCCGGACCGCGTCGATACCGCCTTCATCGACCGCCTGTTGTCGAAGTGCACCGACCATCTCAGCCTGCTCGCCGCGCCGGCGACGCTGGAGCGCGTCTACGACTTCGGCGCCGACGCCTTCGACTCGATCTTCGACACCCTGCGCTCGACGATGCCCTGCATCGTCCTCGACGTGCCGCACCAGTGGTCCGGCTGGACCAAGCGGGCGCTGGTCGGCGCCGACGACATTCTGGTCGTCGCCTCGCCCGACCTCGCCAATCTGCGCAACACCAAGAACATGTACGACCTGCTCAAGGCGGCCCGGCCCAACGACCGCGCGCCGCTGTACTGCCTCAACCAGGTCGGCGTGCCGAAGCGGCCGGAAATCAGCGCGAGCGAATTCGCCAAGGCGATCGAGAGCGCGCCGATCGCAGCCATCCCGTTCGATCCGCAGATGTTCGGCTCGGCGGCCAACAACGGCCAGATGATCGCGGAAATCGCCGCCGGTCATCGCACCACCGAGATGTTCCTGCAGATCGCGCAGCGGCTGACCGGCCGGGGCGAAACCAAGAAGCCCAAGGGTTCGTTCCTGTCGCCTTTCCTCGAGAAGTTGCGGTCAAAGTAA
- a CDS encoding CpaF family protein has translation MFGKRSGTDTDQRALQPASIPPGNSPGGMAVTSRAPEAPAQHVSSPPLSPARAAPPPPALDGRRSDTYYQVKATIFGALIEAIDLAQLAKLDGESAREEIRDIVNEIIAIKNIVMSIAEQEELLDDICNDVLGYGPLEPLLSRDDISDIMVNGAGTVFIEVAGRIQKTGIRFRDNQQLLNICQRIVSQVGRRVDESSPICDARLADGSRVNAIVPPLAIDGPALTIRKFKKDKLTLDQLVKFGAISPEGATILQIIGRCRANVLISGGTGSGKTTLLNCLTQYIDDDERIITCEDAAELQLQQPHVVRLETRPPNIEGEGQVTMRELVRNCLRMRPERIIVGEVRGPEAFDLLQAMNTGHDGSMGTLHANNPREALSRCESMITMGGFSLPSRTIREMICASIDVVVQAARLRDGSRRITHITEVMGMEGDTIITQDLFLYDMVGEDANGHIIGRHRSTGIGRPRFWDRARYYGEEKRLAAALDAAEIIVAN, from the coding sequence GTGTTCGGTAAGCGTAGCGGCACAGATACAGATCAACGGGCGCTGCAGCCCGCAAGCATCCCGCCGGGAAATTCGCCGGGCGGGATGGCCGTCACGTCACGCGCGCCGGAGGCACCGGCGCAACACGTGTCTTCGCCACCGCTGTCCCCGGCCCGCGCAGCGCCGCCTCCGCCTGCCCTGGATGGCCGTCGCTCCGACACCTACTACCAAGTCAAGGCAACGATCTTCGGCGCGCTGATCGAGGCCATCGATCTGGCCCAGCTCGCCAAGCTCGACGGCGAATCCGCGCGCGAGGAAATCCGCGACATCGTCAACGAGATCATCGCGATCAAGAACATCGTGATGTCGATCGCCGAGCAGGAGGAACTGCTCGACGACATCTGCAACGACGTGCTCGGCTATGGCCCGCTGGAGCCGCTGCTGTCGCGCGACGACATCTCCGACATCATGGTCAACGGCGCGGGCACGGTGTTCATCGAAGTCGCCGGCCGCATCCAGAAGACCGGCATCCGCTTCCGCGACAACCAGCAGCTGCTGAACATCTGCCAGCGCATCGTCAGCCAGGTCGGCCGCCGCGTCGACGAATCCTCGCCGATCTGCGACGCCCGCCTCGCCGACGGCAGCCGCGTCAACGCCATCGTGCCGCCGCTGGCGATCGACGGCCCCGCGCTCACGATTCGAAAGTTCAAGAAGGACAAGCTGACGCTCGACCAGCTGGTCAAGTTCGGCGCGATCTCGCCGGAAGGCGCCACCATCCTCCAGATCATCGGCCGCTGCCGCGCCAACGTGCTGATCTCCGGCGGTACCGGCTCCGGCAAGACCACCCTGCTGAACTGCCTGACGCAATATATCGACGACGACGAGCGTATCATCACCTGCGAGGACGCCGCCGAACTGCAGCTCCAGCAGCCGCATGTGGTGCGCCTGGAAACCCGCCCGCCGAACATCGAAGGCGAAGGCCAGGTCACCATGCGCGAACTGGTGCGCAACTGCCTGCGTATGCGCCCGGAACGCATCATCGTCGGCGAAGTCCGCGGACCCGAAGCCTTCGATCTGCTGCAGGCGATGAACACCGGCCATGACGGCTCGATGGGTACGCTGCACGCCAACAATCCGCGCGAGGCGCTGTCGCGTTGCGAATCCATGATCACCATGGGCGGCTTCTCGCTGCCGTCGCGCACCATCCGCGAGATGATCTGCGCCTCAATCGACGTCGTGGTGCAAGCCGCGCGCCTGCGCGACGGCTCGCGCCGCATCACCCACATCACCGAAGTCATGGGGATGGAAGGCGACACCATCATCACCCAGGACCTGTTCCTCTACGACATGGTCGGCGAGGACGCCAACGGCCACATCATCGGCCGCCACCGCTCCACCGGCATCGGCCGGCCGCGGTTCTGGGATCGGGCACGTTATTACGGCGAGGAAAAGCGATTGGCGGCAGCGCTTGACGCGGCTGAAATCATCGTGGCGAACTGA
- a CDS encoding type II secretion system F family protein → MNIQALALAFLAFTAVGGVAWVFIYPMLSGEKKAEQRRASVARTAPVVRQVDKAQRTRREQVEGSLKEVEARRLKEKNVALPIRIAQAGLDWTAQKFLVVSCILGAVAFGIPMFLALNPGLTSPGYLRETALDGPGTSRGLDLGYGKSIVIELPREIRNVQVSAPQVLKVLRRTEQSIFVTGLTTGDASMVLLDDKGLQMVAYNVAVTRDLFSSLLAALGLGFAAGFGLPRWVLNFLKKRREKNFLKALPDAVDVIVRGIKAGLPLFDSIKVVAADAPEPLRSEFYAIIETQAIGMPLGEACARMYERMPVPEANFFGIVVAIQQKSGGNLSEALGNLSKVLRDRKKMAEKIQAMSMEAKASAAIIGSLPPIVMLLVYLSTPDYISLLWTHPTGRLMLAASAVWMSCGIFVMKKMINFDF, encoded by the coding sequence ATGAACATACAGGCGCTCGCACTGGCCTTTCTCGCTTTCACCGCGGTCGGCGGAGTCGCGTGGGTATTCATCTATCCGATGCTGTCCGGCGAGAAAAAGGCCGAGCAGCGCCGCGCCTCGGTGGCCCGGACCGCCCCGGTCGTGCGCCAGGTCGACAAGGCGCAGCGTACCCGCCGCGAGCAGGTCGAGGGGTCGCTGAAGGAAGTCGAGGCGCGTCGCCTGAAGGAAAAGAACGTAGCGCTGCCGATCCGTATCGCGCAGGCCGGGCTGGACTGGACGGCGCAGAAGTTCCTGGTGGTTTCCTGCATTCTGGGCGCCGTGGCCTTCGGCATTCCGATGTTTCTGGCACTCAATCCCGGGCTGACCTCCCCGGGCTATCTTCGCGAGACGGCTCTCGACGGGCCGGGCACGTCGCGGGGACTGGATCTCGGCTATGGAAAATCCATCGTGATCGAACTCCCGCGCGAGATCCGGAACGTGCAGGTCAGCGCACCGCAGGTTTTGAAAGTTCTCCGCCGCACCGAACAGAGCATCTTCGTGACAGGCCTGACCACGGGCGATGCCAGCATGGTGCTGCTCGACGACAAGGGACTGCAGATGGTGGCGTACAATGTCGCCGTCACCCGCGACCTCTTCAGCAGCCTGCTTGCCGCGCTCGGTCTCGGCTTTGCCGCCGGCTTCGGCCTGCCGCGCTGGGTGCTGAACTTTCTCAAGAAGCGCCGCGAGAAGAACTTCCTCAAGGCACTGCCTGACGCCGTCGACGTGATCGTGCGTGGCATCAAGGCTGGCCTGCCGCTGTTCGATTCCATCAAGGTGGTGGCCGCCGACGCGCCCGAGCCGCTGAGGAGCGAGTTCTACGCCATCATCGAGACCCAGGCCATCGGCATGCCGCTTGGCGAGGCCTGCGCCCGCATGTACGAGCGGATGCCGGTGCCGGAAGCCAACTTCTTCGGCATCGTCGTCGCTATCCAGCAGAAATCAGGCGGTAACCTGTCGGAAGCGCTCGGCAACCTGTCGAAGGTGCTGCGCGACCGCAAGAAGATGGCCGAGAAGATCCAGGCGATGTCGATGGAAGCCAAGGCATCGGCGGCCATCATCGGTTCGCTGCCGCCGATCGTCATGCTGCTGGTCTATCTGAGCACGCCCGACTACATCTCGCTGCTGTGGACCCATCCGACCGGCCGGCTGATGCTGGCCGCCAGCGCGGTATGGATGTCGTGCGGCATTTTCGTGATGAAGAAAATGATCAACTTCGACTTCTGA
- a CDS encoding type II secretion system F family protein: MIDYLVTKLHDVRFLTMLMAAVAASATAWSLITPLLAGDGLAKRMKAVASERERIRARERDRLTKNERVSLRQSPKQLVSRVVTDFNLGKWLAQEAALDKLVMAGYRGQAPYVTFLFFRAVMPIALLVLAVLYVFVISQMQQSLPIKIGMCIAAAWLGMQAPMIFLKNAISKRQLSIRRAFPDALDLLLICVESGMSIETAFRKVSIEIGSQSIALAEEFTLTTAELSYLPDRKVAYENLAKRTGLEGVKSVCLALMQSERYGTPLGQSLRVMAQENRDMRMNEAEKKAAALPPKLTVPMILFFLPVLFVVILGPTGIKVAAMQ, encoded by the coding sequence ATGATTGATTACCTGGTCACGAAGCTTCACGATGTCCGCTTCCTGACGATGTTGATGGCCGCCGTCGCCGCGAGCGCGACGGCCTGGAGTTTGATCACGCCGCTGCTGGCCGGCGACGGCCTGGCCAAGCGCATGAAGGCGGTGGCTTCCGAGCGCGAACGTATCCGCGCGCGCGAACGCGACCGGCTCACCAAGAACGAGCGGGTGTCGCTGCGGCAATCGCCGAAGCAACTGGTGTCGCGGGTCGTCACCGACTTCAACCTCGGAAAATGGCTGGCCCAGGAGGCCGCCCTCGACAAGCTGGTGATGGCCGGCTATCGCGGCCAGGCGCCTTACGTCACGTTCCTGTTCTTTCGCGCGGTGATGCCGATCGCGTTGCTGGTCCTGGCGGTGCTCTATGTATTCGTGATCTCGCAGATGCAGCAGTCGCTGCCGATCAAGATCGGCATGTGCATCGCCGCGGCCTGGCTCGGCATGCAGGCCCCGATGATCTTCCTCAAGAACGCCATCTCCAAGCGCCAGCTGTCGATCCGGCGGGCATTTCCCGATGCGCTCGATCTGCTGTTGATCTGCGTCGAATCCGGCATGTCGATCGAGACCGCATTTCGCAAGGTCAGCATCGAGATCGGCTCGCAGTCGATCGCGCTGGCCGAGGAGTTCACCCTCACCACCGCCGAACTGTCGTACCTGCCGGATCGCAAGGTGGCCTATGAAAACCTAGCAAAGCGCACCGGCCTCGAAGGCGTCAAGTCGGTCTGCCTGGCGCTGATGCAGTCGGAACGTTACGGCACCCCGCTCGGCCAGAGCCTGCGCGTGATGGCCCAGGAAAACCGCGACATGCGCATGAACGAGGCCGAAAAGAAGGCCGCCGCATTGCCGCCGAAGCTGACTGTGCCGATGATCCTGTTCTTCCTGCCGGTGCTGTTCGTGGTCATTCTCGGACCGACCGGCATCAAGGTCGCCGCGATGCAGTAA